Genomic window (Poecile atricapillus isolate bPoeAtr1 chromosome 10, bPoeAtr1.hap1, whole genome shotgun sequence):
acagccagagcttctctgggcacctgtgccagggcctgcccaccctcacagggagtggcaaatcccccaaaactttGCACAGAAAGGTGTGAACTCACCCAAGTGAGAGGACAACAGGGTGACTGAACAAGCACGAGGGGTTCCTTCCTGGATGAACaagaaatgctttgttttcacCTTTCCCACATCACCGATAAAcgcttctttttctcctctcccaggtTATTGATAAATGGTTTCTTTTCACCTCCCACCTATTATTTCATGGGGAAGGTCCCTCCCTGTCAGACATGTTTTTATCTCACCAATTAAAGCTCCCTGTCAGCTCTATTTCATCTTCCTTCTGTCCTGATTAGCCCTGCTCTCCGGAGAGCTGCATCCCTGGGGATGAGCCAGAGCAATACCCAGGGCACCTGGAACTCCCTGCACAAGGACAGCCAGTCCTGGTGGCACCTCCAGGCATCCCTGCTTGCTGCAGCACACACTTGGATCCCATCTGCTGTCCCCaaggcactgctctgctgggatggaagggatgcCTTGAGGTGAGGGGCTGGAAAAACAAATCCTTGGATCAGCCCACTCCTTCCTGGCCTCAGTGGGGTCTGCAGGTGGACATTTCACGGGTCATGAAGAGGGCACTTGCAGGACAACTGGGCCAccagggagagaaaacaggGAGATTCCACAAAGGCAAAATTACAGTGAACACAGAGAAAGTTTCTGTGAGTGCATCTCACAGGTAAGGCAGGAAAGGATTCCCAGGGTTTTCCAGGCATCTCACAGCTGCTGGTGCACTTTGCAGTGCCTGcacatctcacagcaggaaCTGCAATCCCTCTTCCACACCAGgaggaaaacaagaacaaaagctGGGATTTACTGAGCAAAACAAGATGATATAACCAAGTCAGTTTATTGTAGGAACCCCTGGAGAACATCCTGGCCCCAGTCAGGAATTTGGGACCAGTGAACCATTGTCACGTGCACAGTTTGTCTGGACAGACCCCAAACAGCAAAGTCAGTGCTTGGACAGCAATCCTGTTCCTCAGGAGcctcccacagcattcccaggagTAACAGCAGATCCAGAGCATCCATCCAGGACggacagcccagagctgggaaaggctggaggcCAGGATGGACATCAGGctgagctcagcagggctgaCCACTGCTCCCAGCACGTTCCTtcactgctggagcagcctcaggACATCTGGATGGGATCTTCATAGAAAGTCTTGGCCATGGCATGAGCCACCTTGAGCACCTTCTTGTCCTTGGCCTCGGGGCCCATGTGGCTGCGGGCCAGCCTGAGCCAGTACTGCTCTGTCCTGGCCACGTACTGGGCCTGGTTCTCCCCAGGCTGcactgctgggtgctgctgctcccctgggcaaagagagggacacagagaggtcacacacagctcacagggCCAGCCAGCCCACGGGGGGCTGAATGGAACAGCCTGCAAACCTACCAGCAACCaggaaaatttctcttttattccaAGGGCAATGTATGAGGaaagctgcttctgctggaaAACTCACCTGGAGTTTCCAGGCTCTCAGCAGAACCAGGAACTGCACTAAACCCCACTTCAGGTTAGTATGGAGACAGCATTTATTAGTAATTACCTTCCTCATCTTCACTCTCCTCTTCAGAGctctcttcttcttcctcaccTCCCTCTGCACCCTCcacttcatcctcctcctcttcatctgACTCTGACTCCTCCAGCCATTCCTGAGTTTCTTGGatgagaaaggaaagaggagagagGCACAAAGAGAGAATTAAGGTACAGAGAGATAACCCTGGGTAATGCCCACACACTCTGCAGGACCCCAGCCCTTCACTGCCCTCACacagtggggacaggcaggaaCATCCCTGTTCCTTGGAGGAGTGgacaggcctggcacagcaggattcccaggatGGCCACCACGACCCTGTTTTCAGCTCTTGGATTGGGAACTCACAAGGCAGAGCTGACTCTCCAGTGACCCCAAAGCTCTGGGCACACATTACCACACATCCCCAAGCTTTTCCCTATCCAGGGAAAACCTCCACTCTTAACTCCCCTGAGGAAGCcccagagttgttttttttccccagtgttgTTCCCCTGAAGGCACAGGgagagctcccagcagcagagcttaCTTGGATccatctccagcagcaccttccactgctcCATCCTGTGCAGGTCGATGCTGTGCAGGTCACTGAGGGTCACCAGGCGGTCTCCCACCTCGAACATGCCCCCATACACGTAGAGGACCCCGTGCTTCACTGCCACCATGGCACTGGAGCGTGGGCACGGCTCCACAGGCTGGCCCAGGGCTccaccttcctcttcctcctcctcctcctctgagcCAGACCTGTCTTTGtcttctgcagctccagggatcACCTGCTTGATGGTCATGACGGTGCCATCTTCTGCCACCACCTCCTTGACGATCTCCAGGGGCCCCTGGGGaggtggcagctgcagctcctcctctccagcagcctctgccccagcctgtctGCCACGCCTGCGCTTCCTCTTCTCTGATTTTGGGCCCTGAGAACAGGAATTgaaggagattttgtgggaattgcaCGCACCTAAAAGCAGTTCATGCAAACAGCACGGAtgctgctggagggaaggaACAATTCCTGGTTTTCATCACAATTTAAAGTCTCAGGTGATCAATGTGACTCCTCCTACAGCATGAGCTTCTCCCAGCCTGGAACAGTGAAGATCCTGGAGAATCCAGGGCATGGAATTGCTGCCTCTGATAAGAGaggagcagctctcctgctcccAGGTGCCACAAACACACAGAGGCCACTGTTCTGTGGCAAGGGAAAGTAACCCAGGATTTCCTGAAATCACAATTGCTGGGTGCGAAATTACAGCCCATTACCAGGCAGCACTCCAGGTCCTGGAAGAACTCTGTGAAAGGGCTGGAAAACAATCAGTTTGGGAAGGCTGAAGCAACCAGCTGAGTGCCTGTTTGCTTGTTATTATGGGATTGACTTCTCCATTTGGAGAAAAAAGCCAGGAAGGGGCAGGGGGAAGGAGAAGTTGAACCAGGTTTGCACCTCCCTTGGCCTGTGAGAGTGATTCAAACATAATCAAAGAGCTGAGCTGAGTTCTGAAGCTCTTGGAGGCAAGGTTAATATTTCATCTCTTCTGATAGCTCATCAGCACCGGGGAGAAGAGGGAGGGGCTTGATCCCAAAATCTTTTCCCAGCAGCTATGAGTGAATTCCCCTCATGTCAGATTCATCTGGCCCTGGAGAAGGCTTTCAGCAAAACACCAGAAATACGCTTTCAAGCTGCTTTGCTTCATTTGGCATTCCACAATAAATGGGGCAGCCTGATTCCTGGAAGAGAGGGATTGCTCAGGTGCACCCTGAGCTACCAGAAATACACAACACcttcaaagagagaaaaatccttgctccatccctggaagtgtgcAAGGCCAGCTTAGAACAACCTGTGTTCATGCAAAGGGGTGGAATGAGAGaatctttagggtcccttcccacccaaacaaTCTGTGAAATCTCCAAGAGGCCAAAAGGATGTGCCAGATGATGAAATTATTGTATTTAACCCCAGACCTTGAGCTGTGCAGGGAACCAGCGGTTCTTGCCGATGTCATAGAAATAAATGTCATTAAAGAAGTTCCCTTCAATgctctcctcatcctcctcatcgTGCACCCCCCCAAAAAGGAGGCAGCGGTtgttgggagcagcagccatggAAAAGCCGGATCTGGGAGTGGGTTTCACTCCAGAGGGGCTGAGCCGACTCCAGCTCCACCTGTCTGGGATGGAGAGAACAAATGTGAGCATCAGCAGAGGAGAATCCTGCTTGGTTTGTG
Coding sequences:
- the KLHDC4 gene encoding kelch domain-containing protein 4, whose product is MGKKGKRDKKGKGAEKTLAKMEKKVSRRAKQEEEDLEALIAEFQISDAKKTQVIESSCPPPSPRLNCSLCAHPERDELILFGGEYFNGQKTYLYNDLYIYHIRKNSWTKLDIPNPPPRRCAHQAAVVPTAGGQLWIFGGEFASPNGEQFYHYKDLWVLHLATRTWEQIKAPGGPSGRSGHRMVVCKRQLIIFGGFHESARDFIYYNDVYTFNLDSFTWSKLAPAGMGPAPRSGCQMTPTPEGNIIIYGGYSKQRIKKDVDKGILHTDMFLLKAEGAGKEEDRWSWSRLSPSGVKPTPRSGFSMAAAPNNRCLLFGGVHDEEDEESIEGNFFNDIYFYDIGKNRWFPAQLKGPKSEKRKRRRGRQAGAEAAGEEELQLPPPQGPLEIVKEVVAEDGTVMTIKQVIPGAAEDKDRSGSEEEEEEEEGGALGQPVEPCPRSSAMVAVKHGVLYVYGGMFEVGDRLVTLSDLHSIDLHRMEQWKVLLEMDPKTQEWLEESESDEEEEDEVEGAEGGEEEEESSEEESEDEEGEQQHPAVQPGENQAQYVARTEQYWLRLARSHMGPEAKDKKVLKVAHAMAKTFYEDPIQMS